The Mesorhizobium sp. AR02 genomic interval GGCGCGCGAAAATTACCTGGTCATCGACTCAAGCAAGATCGGCAAGCTCAAGCGCGCCTTTTTCTCGGTTATGGACGGCTTCGACGCCATCATCACCGAGCATGGCGAGGTCGGGCCGGATTCATTCCGGCCGCCGGCCTGACTCCGTTTGACATTTCCTCAACGTGATGGAAAAGTCACAAAAAAAGTAAGAGAAGTCTCAAAAGGGACTCTCGACAGTCTGGAGTAGGGGACGTCAAAGGGAGGAAGTGCGGGCGTCATGATCGAACAGGGTTCGATTGCGTTGATTTCCGAGGCCCCCTTGCTGCGCGTCGAGGGCGTCAGGAAGCGGTTCGGCGGTGTCAATGCGCTGCGCGGCGTCAGCCTCGAAATCCAGTCCGGTGAAGTGCATGCCCTGCTTGGTGAAAACGGCGCCGGCAAGTCGACGCTGATCAAGATCCTGAGCGGTGTGCATGTGCATGATGGCGGCTCGATCGAAATTGACGGCAAGCCTGTCTCGTTTTCTTCGCCAGCCCAGTCGCGCGATGCCGGCGTGGCCGTCGTCTACCAGGATCTGAGCCTGGTCGAGTCGCTCTCGGTCGCCGACAATCTGCTCTTGGGGCGAGAGCCGAAGACGCGGCTTGGCTTCCTCTGGAAGAGCCAGCTGGTGGCGCAGGCCGAGGCGTTCCTCAAATCGCAGAACATCCCGCTCGATGCCCGCGCCATGGTCGGGTCGCTGCCCTTCGCCTATCGCCAGATGACCGAGATCGCCAAGGCGCTGATGGGCGACGTCCGCCTGCTCATCCTCGACGAGCCGACCTCGGCGCTGACCGATGACGAGGAAAAAATCCTGTTCGAGGCGATCCGGGCGGTGGCGGCGCGGGGCGTTGGGGTGATCTACGTCACGCATCGCCTCAACGAAGTGTTCCGGATTTCGAACCGGGTGACCGTGTTCCGCGACGGCCAGAACGCCGGGACCTTTGTCACGGCGCAGAGCAATATGCGGCAACTGGTGGGGGCGATCGTCGGGCCGGACCACGCGGTTCTGAAGGCTGATGGTGCGGTATCCGGGCCGTCATCGGTCCCCGCTGGCTCCTCCCAAAAACCTGTGCTCGAACTGACTGATGTCAGCAACGACAGGCTCGATCGCGTCAACCTCGAATTGCGCGGCGGCGAGATCCACGGCCTTGCCGGGCTGATCGGCAGCGGGCGTACCGAAATCCTGCAGACCATTTTTGGGCTGCGGTCCATTCAGTCGGGCGAGGCCAGCCTCGGCGGCGTCTCGTTGAAAGACATCGATCCTGCGGCGGCAATAGGGCTGGGCATCGCG includes:
- a CDS encoding sugar ABC transporter ATP-binding protein, with product MIEQGSIALISEAPLLRVEGVRKRFGGVNALRGVSLEIQSGEVHALLGENGAGKSTLIKILSGVHVHDGGSIEIDGKPVSFSSPAQSRDAGVAVVYQDLSLVESLSVADNLLLGREPKTRLGFLWKSQLVAQAEAFLKSQNIPLDARAMVGSLPFAYRQMTEIAKALMGDVRLLILDEPTSALTDDEEKILFEAIRAVAARGVGVIYVTHRLNEVFRISNRVTVFRDGQNAGTFVTAQSNMRQLVGAIVGPDHAVLKADGAVSGPSSVPAGSSQKPVLELTDVSNDRLDRVNLELRGGEIHGLAGLIGSGRTEILQTIFGLRSIQSGEASLGGVSLKDIDPAAAIGLGIALVPEDRHVQGLVLEHSIERNLTLPRLPYFSRLGWLQRGPASEHADAAMRRLSVKAPGASTLVKNLSGGNQQKVVFGKWNEPRPRVLLLDEPTVGVDVGAREEIYGVIRAAAVAGSGVLLVSSDLSELLQLCDRISIVVDGRITRTIARSEFGSAEDLHHLIQLSQPSEEHAA